A genome region from Passer domesticus isolate bPasDom1 chromosome 25, bPasDom1.hap1, whole genome shotgun sequence includes the following:
- the PACSIN1 gene encoding protein kinase C and casein kinase substrate in neurons protein 1, with protein MSGSYDESASAAEETTDSFWEVGNYKRTVKRIDDGHRLCNDLMNCVHERAKIEKSYAQQLTDWSKRWRQLIEKGPQYGSLEKAWAAIMTEADKVSELHQEVKNSLLNDDFEKVKNWQKDAYHKQIMGGFKEAKEAEDGFRKAQKPWAKKLKELETAKKAYHLACKEEKLAMTREANSKADQSNTPEQQKKLQDKVEKCKQDVQKTQEKYEKVLDELNKCTPQYIESMEQVFEQCQQFEEKRLNFLKEMLLDIKRHLNLAESSSYANVYRELEQTIRMSDAQEDLRWFRSTSGPGMPMNWPQFEEWNPDLTHTITRKEKQKKGEGVAMTNASSAGDTGAQAGERGSVSSHDRGQTYSAEWSDDEGSNSFNTSEANGGANPFDEESAGKGVRVRALYDYDGQEQDELSFKAGDELTKLGEEDEQGWCKGRLDNGQLGLYPANYVEAI; from the exons ATGTCGGGTTCCTATGACGAGTCGGCATCGGCCGCCGAGGAGACAACCGACAGCTTCTGGGAG GTGGGGAACTACAAGCGCACGGTGAAGCGGATCGATGATGGGCACCGGCTCTGCAACGACCTCATGAACTGCGTGCACGAGCGGGCCAAGATCGAGAAGTCCTACGCCCAGCAGCTCACCGACTGGTCCAAGCGGTGGAGGCAGCTCATCGAGAAAG GTCCCCAGTatggcagcctggagaaggcgtGGGCCGCCATCATGACCGAGGCGGACAAGGTGAGCGAGCTGCACCAGGAGGTGAAGAACAGCCTCCTGAACGACGACTTCGAGAAGGTCAAGAACTGGCAGAAGGACGCCTACCACAAGCAGATCATGGGGGGCTTCAAGGAGGCCAAGGAGGCTGAGGATGGCTTCCGGAAAGCCCAGAAGCCCTGGGCCAAGAAGCTCAAGGAG CTGGAGACAGCCAAGAAAGCCTATCACCTGGCATGCAAGGAGGAGAAGCTGGCCATGACCCGTGAAGCCAACAGCAAGGCAGATCAGTCCAACACtcctgagcagcagaagaaGCTCCAGGACAAAGTGGAAAAGTGCAAGCAAGACGTGCAAAAG ACTCAGGAGAAGTACGAGAAGGTGCTGGACGAGCTGAACAAGTGCACCCCGCAGTACATCGAGAGCATGGAGCAGGTCTTCGAGCAGTGCCAGCAGTTCGAGGAGAAGAGGCTCAACTTCCTCAAGGAGATGCTCCTGGACATCAAGAGGCACCTGAACCTGGCCGAGAGCAGCAG CTACGCCAACGTGTACCGGGAGCTGGAGCAGACCATCCGCATGTCGGACGCGCAGGAGGACCTCCGGTGGTTCCGCAGCACCAGCGGCCCCGGCATGCCCATGAACTGGCCCCAGTTTGAG GAGTGGAACCCGGACCTGACGCACACGATAACGCGGaaggagaagcagaagaagGGCGAGGGGGTGGCCATGACCAACGCCAGCAGCGCGGGCGACACGGGGGCTCAGGCGGGCGAGCGCGGGAG CGTGAGCAGCCACGACCGCGGGCAGACCTACAGCGCCGAGTGGTCCGATGATGAGGGCAGCAACTCCTTCAACACCAGCGAGGCCAACGGCGGCGCCAACCCCTTCGACGAGGAGTCGGCGGGGAAGGGCGTGAGGGTGCGGGCTCTCTACGACTACGACGGGCAGGAGCAGGACGAGCTCAGCTTCAAAGCAG GTGATGAACTAACCAAACTCGGAGAGGAAGACGAGCAGGGGTGGTGCAAAGGGCGCTTGGACAACGGGCAGCTGGGGCTGTACCCCGCCAACTACGTGGAGGCAATCTAA
- the RPS10 gene encoding small ribosomal subunit protein eS10 produces the protein MLMPKKNRIAIYELLFKEGVMVAKKDVHMPKHPELVDKNVPNLHVMKAMQSLKSRGYVKEQFAWRHFYWYLTNEGIQYLRDYLHLPPEIVPATLRRSRPETGRPRPKGLEGERPARLTRGEADRDTYRRSAVPPGADKKAEAGAGAATEFQFRGGFGRGRGQPPQ, from the exons ATGTTGATGCCCAAGAAGAACCGCATCGCCATCTACGAGCTGCTCTTCAAGGAGGGCGTGATGGTGGCCAAGAAGGACGTGCACATGCCCAAGCACCCCGAGCTGGTGGACAAGAACGTGCCCAACCTGCACGTCATGAAAGCCATGCAG TCCCTCAAGTCGCGGGGCTACGTGAAGGAGCAGTTTGCCTGGAGGCACTTCTACTGGTACCTGACCAACGAGGGCATCCAGTACCTGCGGGACTACCTGCACCTGCCCCCCGAGATCGTGCCCGCCACGCTGCGCCGCAGCCGCCCCGAGACCGGCAGACCCCGGCCCAAAG GTCTGGAGGGCGAGCGCCCGGCGCGGCTGACGCGGGGCGAGGCTGACCGGGACACGTACCGCCGCAGCGCCGTGCCAC CTGGTGCTGACAAGAAGGCTGAggctggtgctggagcagccaCGGAATTCCAGTTT AGAGGTGGATTCGGCCGTGGCCGTGGTCAGCCCCCGCAGTAG